A stretch of DNA from Methylobacterium sp. CB376:
CGCCGATTCCCGCCAGCTCTCGCCGTTCGGCAGGTCGACGTCGTAGAGGTGGAGCTTGTCGTAGGCCGCCAGGATTTCGCCCTCGGGCCCGATCAGGAAGGCGCGGTTGGCCACCTTGTCGCCGCTGCGCACGGCGAGCGACCCGACCTGGACCACGATCCCGTGCGCCCGCGCCGTCTCGCGCAGCGCCGCCAGGGTGACGTCCTCCTCGGGCGCCGTGATCTTGGCGAAGAGGTTCTCGCGGCCGCGCTCCAGCAGCGAGGTCATCTCGGGCGTCTGGACGAAGTGCGCGCCGCGCGAGGCCGCCTCGCGCAATCCCGCCACGGCCGCGTCGCGGTTCCGCGCCGGGTCGCGGCCCGAGCGCATCTGGACGCAGGCGGCGACGAAGCGGGGAGCGGTCATGGGGGGCTCGCGCGGAGGGGGGATCGGGCCCCCACCCTAGACCCGCGCGCCCGGTCGGCTCAACCGCGCTCAGCCGGCGAGGAGCGGCTCCAGGCGGCCGGCCCGGTCGAGGGCGTAGAGGTCGTCGCAGCCGCCCACATGGGTCGCGCCGACGAAGATCTGCGGCACGCTGGTGCGCCCGCCGGCCCGGTCGATCATCTCGCGCCGCGCCCCGGCCCTCGCCTCCACGTCGATCTCCGTGAAGGCGGCGCCCTTCTCGCGCAGGAGGGACTTCGCCGCCGCGCAGTAGGGGCACCAGCTGGTCGTGTAGATCGTGACGGGCTGCATCCGGCGGCTCTCGGGCTCTTCCTCAGCGGCCGGATATAGAGATTTCCCGCGCCGGCGGAAGCCGCCCGCCTCAGGCGGCCATCAGTTTCTCGACTTCGTTGACGAGTTCGCGCAGGTGGAAGGGCTTCGAGAGCACCTTGGCGTCCTTGGGCGCCTTGGAATCGGGGTTGAGCGCCACCGCGGCGAAGCCGGTGATGAACATCACCTTGATGTCCGGGTCGAGTTCCGTGGCGCGGCGGGCGAGCTCGATGCCGTCCATCTCGGGCATGACAATGTCGGTCAGGAGGAGTTCGAACGGCTCCTCGCGCAGCCGGTTGTAGGCGGACAGGCCATTGTCGAAGGACGCGACGTCGTACCCGGCATTCTGCAGGGCCTTGGCGAGGAAGCGACGCATGTCGTTGTCGTCTTCCGCGAGGAGGATCTTCATCGAGCTTGGTCCCGGCTGCCGATTCGAGGGTTTCTTTCCATAAAGAGGCGCCTTGGTAAACACGGGGTTGATGCGCGGGACCGGCCGTGCCAGGCCGCCCGCGGCGTCCCGGGCGCCGCGACGCGCCCCCGGGGCGCCACGACCGCGCCCCCCGGGCGCCACTGGAGGGGCGGAGAGGACAGTGGACGCGACGCCGACGGTGCTGGCCGGGATCGTGGCCTTCCATCCCGATCCGGCGCAGCTGCGCCGCCTCGTCGCGGCCGTGGCGCCCGGCCTCGGGGCGCTGGCCGTGGTGGCGAACTCCCCCCTGGCCCCGGAGGAGGAGGCCTCCCTGCGCCGGGAGGCGGGCGGCACGCCCCTCCTGGTCCTGCGGCCGGCGGGCAACGAGGGGGTCGGGGCGGCCTATAACCGGCTCCTCGCCGAGGCCGAGGCGAGGGCCTGCGCCTTCGTCTTCCTGCTCGACCAGGACAGCCTGCCCGCGCCCGGGGCGGTCGCGGCCCTGGCGGCGCGCTGGCGGCGCCTCGCCGAGGCGGGCGAGCGGCCCGCCATCGTGGCGGCCCAGCCGGTCGCGCCGGGAGGGCGCCCCCTCGGGACCGCCGCCGCGCCCGATCCGCGCTTCCCCGACACGCCGCTGCGGCGGGCCGGCTTCGCCTTCTCGTCGGGCTCCCTGGTGGCCTGCGCGGCGGCGCGGGCCGTCGGTCCGTTCCGGGCGGACTTCTTCATCGACGCGATCGACGTCGAGTGGGGCATGCGGGCGCGGGCCGGCGGCTTCTCGGTCTGGGTGGCCTCCGACGTGCCGATGCAGCACGCCCTCGGCCGGGGCGTGATC
This window harbors:
- the grxC gene encoding glutaredoxin 3 translates to MQPVTIYTTSWCPYCAAAKSLLREKGAAFTEIDVEARAGARREMIDRAGGRTSVPQIFVGATHVGGCDDLYALDRAGRLEPLLAG
- the cpdR gene encoding cell cycle two-component system response regulator CpdR, which translates into the protein MKILLAEDDNDMRRFLAKALQNAGYDVASFDNGLSAYNRLREEPFELLLTDIVMPEMDGIELARRATELDPDIKVMFITGFAAVALNPDSKAPKDAKVLSKPFHLRELVNEVEKLMAA
- a CDS encoding rhamnosyltransferase, with amino-acid sequence MDATPTVLAGIVAFHPDPAQLRRLVAAVAPGLGALAVVANSPLAPEEEASLRREAGGTPLLVLRPAGNEGVGAAYNRLLAEAEARACAFVFLLDQDSLPAPGAVAALAARWRRLAEAGERPAIVAAQPVAPGGRPLGTAAAPDPRFPDTPLRRAGFAFSSGSLVACAAARAVGPFRADFFIDAIDVEWGMRARAGGFSVWVASDVPMQHALGRGVIRLPLGLTLTDQPPLRLYTFLRNQLAMLRLPHVPRAHKARTLLLLPARIGIYLAHHRLAPEVRRAVARGLLDGLRHRLGSPERVFPPRAP